A region from the Thermostichus vulcanus str. 'Rupite' genome encodes:
- the raf1 gene encoding RuBisCO accumulation factor 1, with amino-acid sequence MSQYEPENPAIEADPNALLTRLRRKEGSWLDWAQACQTLQRQKMTPQAIFEATGFEPIHQNQIVVAAQVYEGMAKAGASQAILEYFGRKGSDILYELRMLSPKDRVQVAELILSRNLNADDAHEIARAVKNYAQLQKPPEGFGDHPGDAVAYQAWKTARQTSDWQERTRAIARAFQYVHSDGARQQIEQLLSTGATSPPRKPLPKLSVFRLEEDLPRLLPVVASFPIPTAEWEQLATFEPEGPYRWVHSQGQQTWVALPAWSVLQSAGDPVAIQIENQLLGKLLNQEIPAEEAQDPVLLVVDRAERQGQSEGFFLVDQAGSLGVEWQEGGSSVPLLGRVLMAVRPPRIFDEVVAQDPWQLDE; translated from the coding sequence ATGAGTCAGTACGAGCCAGAAAACCCTGCTATAGAAGCGGATCCCAATGCTTTGTTAACGCGGCTGCGGCGCAAAGAGGGCAGTTGGCTCGACTGGGCACAAGCCTGCCAAACTTTGCAACGCCAGAAGATGACTCCACAGGCGATCTTCGAAGCCACGGGGTTTGAGCCCATTCACCAAAACCAAATCGTGGTGGCTGCTCAAGTTTATGAGGGTATGGCTAAAGCTGGAGCCAGCCAAGCGATCCTGGAGTATTTTGGCCGCAAAGGCAGCGATATTCTCTACGAATTGCGCATGCTTTCCCCCAAAGACCGGGTGCAAGTGGCGGAACTGATCCTCAGTCGCAACTTAAATGCCGACGATGCCCACGAAATCGCTCGTGCCGTGAAAAATTACGCCCAACTGCAGAAGCCCCCGGAAGGGTTTGGGGATCACCCCGGCGATGCAGTCGCCTATCAAGCTTGGAAAACCGCTCGGCAAACCAGCGACTGGCAAGAGCGAACCCGTGCCATTGCTCGAGCCTTTCAATACGTCCACAGTGACGGGGCACGACAGCAAATTGAACAGCTTTTGTCCACAGGGGCCACCTCCCCACCGCGCAAACCCTTGCCTAAGCTATCGGTGTTTCGCTTGGAAGAGGATCTACCCCGGTTGCTGCCGGTGGTGGCATCCTTCCCCATACCTACTGCAGAGTGGGAACAGCTGGCCACCTTTGAACCAGAGGGGCCTTATCGCTGGGTCCACAGTCAGGGTCAACAGACTTGGGTGGCATTGCCGGCGTGGTCGGTGCTCCAATCGGCTGGCGATCCGGTGGCCATTCAAATTGAGAATCAACTGCTGGGCAAGCTGCTCAACCAGGAGATCCCGGCAGAAGAAGCCCAGGATCCGGTGCTGTTGGTGGTGGATCGGGCAGAGCGTCAGGGGCAATCGGAAGGCTTTTTCTTGGTGGATCAAGCAGGATCCCTGGGGGTGGAGTGGCAGGAAGGAGGAAGCTCAGTTCCCCTCTTGGGTCGGGTGCTGATGGCGGTGCGTCCACCTCGGATTTTTGATGAGGTGGTGGCTCAGGATCCCTGGCAGTTGGATGAATAG
- a CDS encoding serine/threonine-protein kinase: MSRRARTNKSIHDTYQLLGVAGQGQYGRVLCARPHQGGELVALKELQTQRFPTHNLLRELRYLLTLNHPNITRCYALEHAREGRYLVLEYCEGGTLRDLINQVEQGLWLPVKQVLGFADQILAGLVHAHQQGVIHCDIKPENILLKPTPQGWQLKLTDFGIARHPEPIAGEITATGSPAYMAPERFYGHFSPASDLYAVGIILVELLTGQRPFSGSPSQLMYAHLNQPFVCPSGIPDPLQTLLEVSLRKLPPRRFRTAAEMRSALAVFAQEWQEPDSCWVGPRLPTLSPPVVQVWAATVEDTQKKEDEDKEDYLPLAGMDPSSVQQLQVLQDPAGVGSPLLLRATEKAVEWLPLESLQEGGSNSSTGSPPLHRHVLSEPLRQLFPLDTFPEALALSKNSVVHLSPGRIRTLLSFEEDWQATWIPARQQLFWATATELGAIQLHPYSPTSAQDTLFPDSHRYFRWPLQALQPGWKGGTPKLLILADHLVLLSSRPGYPLDMYLLPLATEQAGLAPKTGSPPLIYRLPLDPAARVISLGERLLVAEGRDPKQRGNELHLARANGTPGYYGLCSVQVNPLRVRYWFLNEIPRQICKAPWGVLWVGVGRGANAGEALGHLWLYSEAGDPLAKLSLPAGAEVLRAGQKGQIWLRVPKAGDLQGLEVWQLDLNQLQLNDSTSAPRLCIDGDHDRIGSGICLGATLLEPEIFPLRD, encoded by the coding sequence GTGTCCCGACGTGCCCGTACCAACAAGTCCATCCACGACACTTACCAGCTATTGGGTGTGGCCGGGCAAGGGCAGTATGGCCGGGTCCTTTGTGCCCGTCCGCACCAGGGAGGGGAGTTGGTGGCTCTTAAGGAGTTGCAAACCCAGCGCTTTCCCACCCACAACCTGCTGCGGGAACTGCGCTATCTGCTCACCCTCAACCACCCCAATATCACCCGTTGCTATGCCCTCGAACATGCTCGGGAGGGACGATATTTGGTGCTGGAGTACTGCGAGGGGGGCACTCTCCGGGATCTGATCAACCAGGTGGAACAGGGGCTGTGGTTACCGGTGAAGCAGGTTTTGGGCTTTGCCGATCAAATCTTGGCCGGGTTGGTCCATGCCCACCAACAGGGGGTGATCCATTGCGATATCAAGCCGGAGAATATTCTGCTCAAACCCACGCCTCAGGGGTGGCAGCTGAAACTGACGGATTTTGGCATTGCCCGCCACCCGGAACCCATTGCCGGAGAAATCACCGCTACCGGATCCCCGGCCTATATGGCTCCAGAACGGTTTTATGGACATTTCAGTCCGGCTTCCGATCTTTACGCCGTTGGCATCATCCTGGTGGAGCTTCTGACCGGTCAGCGGCCTTTTTCGGGATCCCCTAGTCAACTGATGTATGCCCATCTGAATCAACCGTTTGTCTGCCCCTCTGGGATTCCCGATCCTCTGCAAACCCTTTTGGAGGTTTCGCTGCGCAAATTGCCCCCGCGTCGGTTTCGCACCGCGGCAGAAATGCGTTCGGCCCTGGCTGTTTTCGCCCAAGAATGGCAAGAGCCCGACAGTTGCTGGGTGGGGCCTCGCCTGCCCACTTTGTCACCCCCGGTGGTGCAGGTTTGGGCAGCAACTGTCGAAGATACTCAAAAAAAAGAAGATGAAGATAAAGAAGATTACCTGCCGCTTGCAGGTATGGATCCCTCATCCGTGCAGCAGCTACAGGTTTTGCAGGATCCGGCGGGCGTGGGATCCCCGCTGCTGCTGCGGGCAACGGAGAAAGCGGTGGAATGGTTACCTTTGGAAAGTTTACAGGAGGGCGGCTCAAACAGTTCAACAGGATCTCCGCCTCTCCACCGTCACGTCCTCAGCGAGCCACTTCGGCAGTTGTTCCCTCTGGATACCTTTCCAGAGGCTTTGGCCCTTTCTAAAAACAGTGTGGTTCACCTCAGCCCTGGCCGTATTCGTACCCTGCTCAGTTTTGAAGAGGATTGGCAAGCCACCTGGATTCCAGCTCGGCAGCAGTTGTTTTGGGCAACCGCAACCGAGTTGGGAGCCATTCAACTCCACCCTTATTCCCCGACCTCTGCCCAAGACACTCTATTCCCAGACTCTCATCGTTACTTCCGTTGGCCTCTCCAGGCTCTCCAACCGGGTTGGAAGGGGGGAACACCCAAATTGCTCATCCTGGCGGATCATCTGGTGCTGCTTTCCTCCCGTCCTGGTTACCCCCTGGACATGTACCTTTTGCCTTTGGCAACCGAACAGGCAGGCTTAGCCCCCAAAACGGGATCCCCCCCCCTGATCTATCGCCTGCCTTTGGATCCGGCGGCCAGGGTGATCAGCCTTGGGGAGCGGCTGCTGGTGGCTGAGGGGAGGGATCCCAAGCAGCGGGGAAACGAACTCCATCTTGCTCGGGCAAACGGTACGCCGGGTTATTATGGCCTGTGTTCGGTGCAGGTGAACCCTTTGCGGGTACGCTACTGGTTTCTCAACGAGATTCCCCGCCAAATCTGCAAAGCCCCTTGGGGGGTATTGTGGGTGGGTGTGGGTCGGGGAGCCAACGCAGGTGAAGCCTTGGGTCACCTCTGGCTCTATAGTGAAGCCGGGGATCCCTTGGCCAAATTGTCTCTGCCTGCCGGGGCAGAGGTATTGCGGGCGGGGCAGAAAGGACAGATATGGTTACGGGTGCCTAAGGCTGGAGATCTGCAGGGCCTAGAAGTTTGGCAGCTGGATTTGAACCAGCTTCAACTGAATGACTCCACCTCTGCTCCTAGGCTATGCATCGATGGCGATCACGACCGGATCGGATCTGGAATCTGTCTTGGCGCAACCCTTTTAGAGCCTGAGATTTTTCCCCTACGAGACTAA
- the bcp gene encoding thioredoxin-dependent thiol peroxidase — MSLSVGDPAPDFTLPDAEGNLVSLSNLRGQRVVLYFYPRDNTPGCTKEACGFRDAYADYQAQGIHLLGVSADDARSHQKFAQKLRLPFPLLVDEGAKVATAYGVFGPKKFMGKEYNGIHRTTFVIDPEGKIEAIVSKVKVETHAVDLLKQLATR, encoded by the coding sequence ATGAGCCTTTCTGTCGGGGATCCCGCCCCTGACTTTACTTTGCCGGATGCTGAGGGTAACCTCGTTTCCTTGAGCAATCTGCGCGGGCAGCGGGTCGTTCTTTACTTTTACCCCCGTGATAATACCCCCGGCTGCACCAAAGAAGCCTGTGGTTTTCGCGATGCTTACGCAGACTATCAGGCGCAAGGGATCCATCTATTGGGGGTGAGCGCCGACGATGCCCGTTCCCATCAAAAATTTGCCCAGAAATTGCGGTTGCCCTTTCCATTGTTGGTGGATGAGGGGGCAAAGGTGGCCACAGCCTATGGGGTATTTGGCCCGAAAAAGTTCATGGGTAAGGAGTATAACGGTATCCACCGCACCACCTTCGTCATCGACCCGGAAGGCAAGATTGAAGCGATTGTCAGCAAGGTCAAAGTGGAAACCCATGCGGTGGATCTGCTGAAACAGTTGGCAACTCGTTAG
- the infC gene encoding translation initiation factor IF-3, protein MPNINERIRFPKIRLIDTDGGQLGIMSPREALRLAEEKDLDLVLVSDKADPPVCRIMDYGKFKFEKEKKEREARKKQHTAEVKEVKFRYNIGEHDYNVRLRSAQQFMADGDKVKATVMFRGREAQHAELGEELLHRLFKDLEDIAEMQQPPRKEGRNIIMILSPKKLA, encoded by the coding sequence CTGCCGAACATTAACGAGCGCATTCGTTTCCCCAAAATCCGTCTCATCGACACCGACGGTGGGCAACTGGGGATTATGAGCCCACGTGAAGCCCTGCGTTTGGCGGAAGAAAAGGATCTGGATTTGGTGTTGGTAAGCGACAAAGCGGATCCGCCCGTCTGCCGCATTATGGACTACGGCAAGTTCAAGTTTGAGAAAGAGAAAAAAGAACGGGAGGCGCGCAAGAAACAACACACTGCTGAAGTCAAGGAAGTGAAGTTTCGTTACAACATTGGCGAACACGATTACAATGTGCGCCTGCGCAGTGCCCAGCAATTTATGGCGGATGGAGACAAGGTGAAAGCGACCGTGATGTTCCGTGGTCGGGAAGCTCAACACGCCGAGTTGGGCGAAGAGCTATTACATCGTCTATTCAAAGACCTAGAGGATATTGCAGAAATGCAGCAGCCGCCTCGCAAAGAAGGGCGAAACATCATTATGATCCTCTCCCCCAAGAAATTAGCTTGA
- a CDS encoding aspartate ammonia-lyase: protein MRSERDSMGERQLPQSVYYGIQTARALENFPISGLKPLPEYVDACLLIKKAAAKVNGELGCIPADVAEAIEQAAEEILQGSLRDQFVVDVYQAGAGTSHHMNVNEVLANRALEILGEAKGRYERVSPNDHVNYGQSTNDVIPTAMRLAALLQVRRCLLPTLEHLVAALEQKATEFQPILKAGRTHLQDAVPIRLGDSFGAYAAILAQHRQWIEQASQALCQLGLGGSAVGTGLNTHPHYRQRVIAYLAELTQLPLIPAPHPMAAMQSMAPFVHLSGSLRNLAQDCCKLANDLRLMDSGPKTGFKEIQLPPVQPGSSIMPGKYNPVMAEMLNMVCFQVIGLDGAITLCAQAGQFELNVMMPLIAYNLLHSLQILNNSLRVFTERCIQGITAQPERCRHFAEGTLALVTALNPYIGYLQAAEVAKTSLETGQSIREIVLERQLMTPEQVAEVLNLEAMSQMQS, encoded by the coding sequence GTGCGCAGCGAACGGGACTCGATGGGGGAGCGGCAACTGCCGCAGTCGGTCTATTACGGCATTCAAACCGCCCGCGCGCTAGAGAACTTCCCCATCAGTGGTCTCAAGCCCTTGCCGGAGTATGTGGATGCCTGTCTGCTGATCAAAAAAGCGGCTGCCAAAGTGAACGGAGAGCTGGGTTGTATTCCGGCAGATGTGGCGGAGGCAATTGAACAGGCGGCGGAGGAAATTTTACAGGGATCCCTGCGGGATCAATTCGTGGTGGATGTCTATCAGGCGGGGGCGGGTACCTCCCACCACATGAATGTCAACGAGGTACTGGCCAATCGAGCCTTGGAGATCTTGGGAGAAGCCAAGGGTCGCTACGAGCGGGTCAGCCCCAACGACCACGTCAACTACGGCCAATCCACCAACGATGTCATCCCCACCGCAATGCGGCTAGCGGCGCTGTTGCAGGTGCGGCGGTGCCTACTGCCCACTTTGGAGCACTTGGTGGCGGCGCTTGAGCAAAAAGCAACCGAGTTTCAACCCATCCTAAAAGCCGGTCGCACCCATCTACAGGATGCGGTCCCCATCCGGTTAGGCGATAGCTTTGGTGCTTATGCCGCTATCTTGGCCCAACATCGCCAGTGGATTGAGCAGGCCAGTCAAGCCCTTTGCCAATTGGGTTTGGGGGGGAGTGCTGTGGGGACTGGTCTCAATACCCATCCCCACTACCGGCAACGGGTGATTGCCTACTTGGCCGAGTTGACACAACTGCCCTTGATCCCGGCTCCCCATCCCATGGCGGCGATGCAAAGCATGGCCCCTTTTGTCCATCTGTCGGGATCCCTGCGTAATCTGGCCCAGGACTGCTGCAAACTGGCCAACGATTTGCGCCTCATGGATTCGGGTCCCAAAACCGGCTTTAAAGAGATCCAGCTGCCGCCAGTACAACCGGGATCCTCGATTATGCCGGGCAAGTATAACCCGGTGATGGCAGAAATGCTGAACATGGTCTGCTTTCAGGTGATTGGATTGGATGGGGCAATTACCCTTTGTGCTCAAGCTGGACAATTTGAGCTGAACGTGATGATGCCCCTGATTGCCTACAATCTTCTGCACAGTTTGCAGATCTTGAATAACAGCCTGCGGGTCTTTACGGAGCGCTGCATTCAAGGGATAACAGCCCAACCGGAACGCTGTCGCCACTTTGCGGAAGGAACCCTCGCTTTGGTAACCGCCCTTAACCCCTACATCGGCTATTTACAAGCGGCAGAGGTGGCCAAAACCTCTCTGGAAACGGGGCAATCGATCCGGGAAATTGTTCTAGAGCGCCAGTTGATGACTCCCGAACAGGTGGCGGAGGTTTTGAACCTAGAGGCGATGAGCCAGATGCAATCGTGA